The following proteins are co-located in the Ursus arctos isolate Adak ecotype North America unplaced genomic scaffold, UrsArc2.0 scaffold_13, whole genome shotgun sequence genome:
- the CCR6 gene encoding C-C chemokine receptor type 6 gives MSGEAMNFSTVFNFNEDYFGSGNTSDYSFDDDTLLCSLQEVRKFSGLFVPMAYSLICVFGLLGNILVVVTFAFYKKAKSMTDVYLLNMAIADILFVLTLPFWAVSHATGKWIFSNAMCKLMKGIYAINFNCGMLLLACISMDRYIAIVQATKSFRLRSRTLAHRRVICVVVWAASVLISGWTFVFNQKYRVQGSDVCEPRYHEGSDPIKWKLLMLGLQLLFGFFIPLVFMVFCYMFIVKTLVQAQNSKRHKAIRVVVAVVLVFLACQVPHNMVLLVTAAQMGRMNRSCHGQKVLGYSTSVTEVLAFLHCCLNPVLYAFIGQKFRSYFLKIVKDLWCVRRRQKAPGFSCSRLHSETFISRQNSETVDNENVSSFTM, from the exons ATGAGTGGG GAAGCAATGAATTTCAGCACTGTCTTCAACTTCAATGAGGATTATTTTGGGTCGGGTAATACTTCGGATTATTCATTTGATGATGACACCTTACTGTGTTCCTTGCAAGAGGTCAGAAAATTTTCTGGGCTATTCGTGCCCATGGCTTACTCCCTGATATGTGTCTTTGGCCTTCTGGGCAACATTTTGGTGGTGGTCACCTTTGCTTTTTATAAGAAAGCCAAGTCCATGACGGACGTTTATCTCTTGAATATGGCCATCGCAGACATCCTGTTTGTCCTCACCCTCCCGTTCTGGGCCGTTAGCCACGCTACCGGCAAGTGGATCTTCAGCAATGCCATGTGCAAGCTGATGAAGGGCATCTACGCCATCAACTTCAACTGCGGGATGCTGCTCCTGGCCTGCATCAGCATGGACCGCTACATCGCCATCGTGCAGGCCACCAAGTCGTTCCGGCTGCGCTCCAGAACGCTGGCGCACCGCAGGGTCATCTGCGTGGTGGTGTGGGCGGCGTCGGTGCTCATCTCCGGCTGGACCTTTGTGTTCAACCAGAAGTACAGGGTGCAGGGCAGCGACGTGTGCGAGCCCCGCTACCACGAGGGCTCCGACCCCATCAAGTGGAAGCTGCTGATGTTGGGTCTCCAGCTCCTCTTTGGCTTCTTCATCCCACTGGTGTTTATGGTCTTCTGCTACATGTTCATCGTCAAAACCCTCGTGCAGGCTCAGAACTCCAAGCGGCACAAGGCCATCCGCGTGGTTGTCGCGGTGGTGCTGGTGTTCCTGGCgtgccaggtgccccacaacatGGTGCTTCTGGTGACAGCCGCACAGATGGGTAGGATGAACCGCTCCTGCCATGGCCAGAAGGTGCTGGGCTACAGCACGAGCGTCACCGAGGTCCTGGCTTTCCTGCACTGCTGCCTCAACCCCGTGCTCTACGCCTTCATCGGGCAGAAGTTCAGGAGCTACTTTCTGAAGATTGTGAAGGACCTGTGGTGCGTGCGACGGAGGCAGAAGGCTCCGGGCTTCTCCTGCTCCCGGCTGCACTCGGAGACCTTCATCTCCAGGCAGAACAGCGAGACTGTGGACAACGAGAACGTGTCGTCCTTCACCATGTGA